The Brevibacillus brevis genome contains a region encoding:
- a CDS encoding RNA polymerase sigma factor, translating to MELREQVLLAKQGDREAFITVVKHVESSLYHTAKSILKKEEDIADALQETILKAYKSLHSLREPQFFKTWMFRILINECNKMLANRSRNIPMDDFPVQLSLSANDEHIDLRDAVERLDEQQRLVIVLHYFEDMPLRQVAEILDISESAAKMRLSRARNNLMEKLNTFREGKIHYGSI from the coding sequence GTGGAACTAAGAGAACAGGTTCTCCTGGCAAAGCAAGGAGATCGCGAAGCTTTTATCACTGTTGTCAAACACGTTGAGAGCTCCTTGTACCATACGGCTAAATCCATCCTGAAAAAGGAGGAAGATATAGCGGACGCTCTCCAGGAAACCATTTTGAAAGCTTATAAATCTCTGCATTCGCTTCGTGAGCCCCAATTTTTCAAAACATGGATGTTCCGAATTTTGATCAATGAATGCAATAAGATGTTAGCCAATCGCTCCCGTAACATTCCAATGGATGATTTCCCTGTCCAATTGTCACTCTCAGCTAACGACGAACATATTGACCTGCGGGACGCCGTTGAGAGATTGGATGAGCAGCAGCGCCTTGTTATTGTGCTTCATTATTTTGAAGACATGCCTTTAAGACAAGTAGCAGAGATACTGGACATTTCGGAGAGTGCCGCAAAAATGCGGCTCAGTCGGGCACGGAACAATTTGATGGAGAAATTAAACACATTTCGGGAAGGGAAGATACATTATGGATCAATCTAA
- a CDS encoding DUF4179 domain-containing protein has protein sequence MDQSKFDLELKEYNRTKDTTMSPLVRARLDETYASLPEMSRERKVRRLRKAPYVAAAAVILGATVFTSGFISPVMAQSIKQIPFVGSLFTLIEADLGLRAAGEQGLSSKVNRSISHQDMKLEVTETVFDGTRAVYLLSVTAPNLKDGIFDTGKEVIKLSDAIENVTFTIDGKGQDDPSSLVAGGGFFSSAGESHPNLLVFEEILKTPDHNSTSKIPDSFHAEVVVKLAGIDQAFKLDIPFQKTTNDTIQLKPNVVQSIDGISFEVSEVNVTPVTTRLLYSLKLDDKTSNKFIRAALFDDQGRQLTSLHGEGELKDNTLTFDARYASAQGQPKYFIIKPFVVKDHSTETVADDQFIKGLEIKVDLPEQNK, from the coding sequence ATGGATCAATCTAAATTCGATTTAGAACTAAAAGAGTACAATCGTACAAAGGATACGACGATGTCACCATTGGTGCGGGCTCGACTGGATGAAACATACGCCTCTCTCCCAGAAATGTCTCGCGAACGAAAAGTTCGACGATTACGTAAAGCACCCTATGTAGCGGCCGCCGCAGTCATTCTAGGTGCAACTGTTTTCACCTCCGGATTTATCTCGCCGGTCATGGCCCAGTCCATTAAGCAGATTCCATTCGTTGGGAGTCTCTTTACCTTGATCGAAGCGGACCTCGGCTTACGAGCTGCAGGCGAACAAGGTCTTTCTTCCAAGGTGAACAGGAGTATTTCTCATCAGGACATGAAGCTCGAGGTAACGGAGACGGTCTTCGACGGAACACGCGCTGTCTACCTACTCAGTGTAACGGCTCCAAACCTGAAAGACGGCATATTTGATACGGGAAAAGAGGTTATCAAACTTAGTGACGCTATCGAAAATGTCACTTTTACCATCGATGGAAAAGGTCAAGATGACCCAAGTAGTTTGGTAGCAGGCGGTGGTTTTTTCTCCTCAGCTGGCGAATCGCACCCAAACTTGCTTGTCTTCGAAGAAATTTTGAAGACACCTGACCACAATTCAACGAGCAAGATTCCAGATTCTTTCCATGCGGAAGTGGTTGTTAAGCTTGCTGGAATTGATCAAGCCTTCAAGCTGGACATTCCCTTCCAAAAAACAACGAACGACACCATCCAACTTAAACCGAATGTTGTTCAATCAATCGATGGGATTTCTTTCGAAGTATCCGAGGTCAATGTGACGCCAGTGACGACGCGCTTGTTGTATTCGCTCAAACTGGATGACAAGACATCAAATAAGTTCATCAGAGCTGCCCTGTTTGACGACCAAGGTCGTCAACTGACGTCCCTCCACGGAGAAGGAGAGCTTAAGGATAACACTCTCACATTTGACGCTCGCTATGCTTCTGCACAAGGACAGCCGAAGTATTTCATCATCAAGCCTTTTGTCGTAAAAGATCATTCCACTGAAACAGTCGCAGACGATCAGTTTATTAAGGGTCTGGAAATAAAGGTAGACCTCCCCGAGCAGAACAAGTAA
- a CDS encoding DEAD/DEAH box helicase has product MAKSFASFGFRPELMQGIQDLYYKEPTQIQEEAIPLIMEGKDLIGQAQTGTGKTAAFMLPILNALEEGKRDIQALILTPTRELSIQIAKEVEKLGKHLNVNVLSLHGGTDIDKQLSKLKETVHIVVGTPGRVLDHMKRGSLHFGRISTLVLDEADKMMEMGFLEDVEQVIVHTPSQRQVLLFSATMPDLVKKLAHRFMKQPPHIKIEGKQKTVERIEQFYYVVNQSDKTDALVDVLEQEQPYLTIVFANTQVRVQQLTARLQENGLSAKALYGDLSQNKREQLMKQFREIRFQYLIATDIAARGLDVEGVTHVINYDLPNDVDSYIHRVGRTGRAGQKGKAISLISPRQKNLLARFAKTTKASIEERILQAGRHLDAGRRQRAEEREAHFIELRAQQAKEQLKEKDKEFAPVREALKKKTKVKPGYKKKMARELGELQTQYEKNRKKAEAIAARKAGKSAKPADAKKAGKGGAARSAKGGRPFNQSAGKSRGR; this is encoded by the coding sequence ATGGCAAAATCGTTTGCGTCTTTTGGTTTTCGTCCGGAGTTGATGCAAGGGATTCAAGACCTGTATTATAAAGAACCGACACAAATTCAAGAGGAAGCCATTCCTCTCATTATGGAAGGCAAAGATCTGATCGGACAAGCTCAGACCGGTACGGGAAAAACAGCTGCCTTCATGCTGCCGATCCTCAACGCTTTGGAAGAAGGAAAACGCGACATTCAAGCGCTCATCCTTACCCCGACACGTGAGCTTTCCATTCAGATTGCAAAAGAAGTAGAAAAACTGGGCAAACACCTGAATGTGAATGTACTCTCCCTGCACGGTGGAACGGATATCGACAAGCAGCTGAGCAAGCTAAAAGAAACGGTTCATATAGTTGTAGGTACACCAGGACGCGTGTTGGATCATATGAAGCGCGGCTCGCTCCATTTCGGACGCATTTCCACGCTCGTGCTGGATGAAGCAGATAAAATGATGGAAATGGGCTTCCTGGAGGACGTGGAACAAGTAATCGTCCACACGCCTTCTCAACGTCAGGTGCTGCTGTTCTCGGCAACGATGCCTGATCTGGTGAAAAAACTCGCGCACCGTTTCATGAAGCAGCCTCCTCATATCAAAATTGAAGGCAAGCAGAAAACGGTTGAGCGTATTGAACAATTTTACTATGTAGTGAACCAGAGCGATAAAACGGACGCACTGGTCGATGTGCTGGAGCAAGAGCAGCCGTACTTGACCATCGTGTTTGCGAATACGCAAGTACGTGTGCAACAGCTTACTGCTCGTTTGCAGGAAAATGGCCTGTCGGCGAAAGCCCTGTACGGCGATTTGTCCCAAAACAAGCGGGAACAGCTGATGAAGCAATTCCGCGAGATCCGCTTCCAATACTTGATTGCCACAGATATCGCGGCGCGCGGACTCGACGTAGAAGGAGTAACGCATGTCATCAACTACGATTTGCCGAATGACGTGGACAGCTACATCCACCGCGTTGGACGTACGGGACGTGCGGGACAAAAAGGGAAAGCGATCTCCCTCATTTCTCCGCGTCAGAAAAACCTGTTGGCTCGTTTTGCCAAAACCACGAAGGCTTCTATCGAAGAAAGAATTTTGCAGGCAGGACGCCATCTGGATGCTGGACGCCGTCAGCGCGCAGAAGAACGGGAAGCTCATTTCATCGAGCTGCGTGCGCAACAGGCGAAGGAGCAGCTAAAGGAAAAAGATAAAGAGTTCGCCCCTGTACGTGAAGCCTTGAAGAAAAAGACGAAGGTAAAGCCAGGCTACAAAAAGAAGATGGCGCGTGAGCTAGGTGAACTGCAAACGCAGTACGAGAAAAACCGCAAGAAGGCTGAAGCAATTGCGGCACGCAAAGCGGGTAAGTCTGCGAAGCCAGCCGATGCCAAAAAAGCAGGAAAAGGTGGAGCCGCTCGTTCTGCCAAGGGTGGAAGACCGTTTAATCAATCTGCCGGGAAATCAAGAGGAAGATAA